From Quadrisphaera sp. DSM 44207, the proteins below share one genomic window:
- a CDS encoding NAD-glutamate dehydrogenase produces MSAQVVRARTEDASHAEDPRAEALDRAAAAAAGSGRAAEELRTLLGRYYRHVADEDLTERDPVDVAGACLSHRRSAAQRRPGTALMRALTPTVDEHGWSTGHTVVEVVTDDMPFLVDSVTAELTRLERAIHLVVHPTFVVRRDAEGRLLEVLDVSTSDLPAGGRDPSWPQDALAESWMHVEVDRESDDADLQAITRGVERVLDDVRAAVEDWAPMRAAALAVAEEMATRPPSGLEGEARDAERLLRWLADENFTFLGHREYVLAQVGGEDVLRVVPGTGLGILREARSRAQDEGPGRADGDGRGSDSFARLPPRVRARARERRVLVLTKANSRATVHRPAYLDYVGVKSFDAQGRVVGERRFLGLFASAAYTESVRRVPLLDAKVAAVLARSGFAAGSHSGKDLLTVLETYPRDELFQMGVEELHETAVAVLHLQERRCTRLFLRRDEYGRFESALVFLPRDRYTTPVRLRMQAVLEEAFGASSVDFTTRVSESVLARVHFVVRVPPGRDLPDVDADALQRRLVEATRTWDEDLADALRAELGEEEAAHLRRAWGRAFPEAYKEDFPAQVAVADLRRVQAVAEEAAALGDEEDVDRVVRTHLYQPVGAAPDERRIKLVRCRPLSLTRVLPLLRNLGVEVVDERPYHLDGGDGRQAWVYDFGLRLPPGVEEGAGALFTEALIAAWDGRSESDGFDQLVLRAGLSWRQVVVLRACARYLRQAGSTFSHEYLEQCLVANAPLARELVRLFEARFAPRGTTSGGEALAAPGEVVDALAEELRARLDDVASLDHDRILRSFLALVLAALRTNAYQVGADGRPKAHVVLKLDPRRLPDLPEPRPAYEIWVYSPRVEGVHLRFGAVARGGLRWSDRREDFRTEVLGLVRAQTVKNAVIVPTGAKGGFVAKALPDPAVDREAWLAEGLRAYRTFVHGLLDVTDDLVVDPQAPGRRRVQPPPSVVRHDGDDPYLVVAADKGTATFSDTANAIAAEHGFWLGDAFASGGSAGYDHKAMGITARGAWVSVRHHFRELGVDPRTTDITVAGIGDMSGDVFGNGMLLSEHVRLVAAFDHRHVLLDPDPDPAASFAERRRLFALPRSSWADYDPALISQGGGVFERSAKSIPLSAQAVRALGLPEGTTRLPPAEVVRAVLAAPVDLLWNGGIGTYVKASTETHADVGDRANDAVRVDAPQLRARVVGEGGNLGLTQRGRVEAALAGVRLNTDAVDNSAGVDCSDHEVNIKILLADVVATGDLTTKQRDLLLAEMTDDVAAVVLRDNDEQNALLTTARAQAPSMLPVHRRLVAALAAQGALDRELEALPDDAAVADRAARGLGLTSPELAVLMAHVKNALAAHLLATSLPDDPAFGHLLRDYFPHQLVQRYPDRLEHHQLRREIVTTCLVNDLVNRAGITFVHRAVEETGASPEHVVRAYAACRDVVDAVGFAAEVAALDGAVPTAVQTRLRLELRRLLDRATRWFVQNLKEDVDVEAEVARFRPIVQRWSGRVGELLVGAERERFERAVALLVDEGVPRELAERCAGLLDAFSLLDITEVAAAEGLDPDEVAPVYFCVSERYGADALLSSISRLPRDDRWQALARAALRDDLYAVLAGLTRAVLTGTATGTATGTATGTATGTGDPAERVEAWERGNAGQLERVRTTLAEVRGQERSDLAPLSVALRSLRSVVRSGSA; encoded by the coding sequence ATGTCCGCGCAGGTGGTGCGCGCGCGCACCGAGGACGCCTCGCACGCCGAGGACCCCCGCGCCGAGGCGCTCGACCGCGCCGCCGCCGCGGCCGCCGGCTCCGGCCGGGCCGCCGAGGAGCTGCGGACGCTGCTGGGGCGCTACTACCGGCACGTCGCCGACGAGGACCTCACCGAGCGCGACCCGGTGGACGTCGCCGGGGCGTGCCTGAGCCACCGTCGCTCCGCCGCGCAGCGGCGGCCCGGCACGGCGCTGATGCGCGCGCTGACGCCGACGGTGGACGAGCACGGGTGGAGCACCGGCCACACCGTCGTCGAGGTCGTCACCGACGACATGCCCTTCCTCGTCGACTCCGTCACCGCCGAGCTCACGCGCCTGGAGCGGGCGATCCACCTCGTCGTCCACCCGACCTTCGTCGTCCGGCGCGACGCCGAGGGGCGGCTGCTCGAGGTGCTCGACGTCTCGACGTCCGACCTGCCGGCGGGCGGGCGCGACCCGTCGTGGCCGCAGGACGCGCTCGCCGAGTCGTGGATGCACGTCGAGGTCGACCGCGAGAGCGACGACGCGGACCTGCAGGCCATCACCCGCGGCGTCGAGCGGGTGCTGGACGACGTGCGGGCGGCGGTGGAGGACTGGGCGCCGATGCGCGCGGCCGCCCTGGCGGTGGCGGAGGAGATGGCGACGCGGCCGCCGTCCGGGCTGGAGGGCGAGGCCCGCGACGCCGAGCGCCTGCTGCGCTGGCTCGCGGACGAGAACTTCACCTTCCTCGGGCACCGCGAGTACGTGCTGGCCCAGGTCGGCGGCGAGGACGTGCTGCGCGTGGTGCCCGGCACGGGGCTGGGGATCCTGCGCGAGGCGCGCTCCCGGGCGCAGGACGAGGGCCCGGGGCGGGCGGACGGCGACGGGCGGGGCAGCGACAGCTTCGCGCGCCTGCCCCCGCGCGTGCGCGCCCGGGCCCGCGAGCGGCGGGTGCTCGTGCTGACCAAGGCGAACTCGCGCGCGACCGTGCACCGGCCCGCCTACCTCGACTACGTCGGCGTGAAGTCCTTCGACGCGCAGGGGCGGGTGGTCGGCGAGCGCCGCTTCCTGGGCCTGTTCGCGTCGGCGGCGTACACCGAGAGCGTGCGCCGGGTGCCGCTGCTGGACGCGAAGGTCGCCGCGGTGCTGGCGCGCTCGGGGTTCGCGGCGGGCTCGCACTCGGGCAAGGACCTGCTGACGGTGCTGGAGACCTACCCGCGCGACGAGCTGTTCCAGATGGGCGTGGAGGAGCTGCACGAGACGGCGGTGGCGGTGCTGCACCTGCAGGAGCGCCGCTGCACCCGCCTGTTCCTGCGCCGCGACGAGTACGGCCGGTTCGAGTCGGCGCTGGTCTTCCTCCCGCGCGACCGGTACACCACGCCGGTGCGCCTGCGGATGCAGGCCGTGCTGGAGGAGGCCTTCGGCGCCTCCTCGGTCGACTTCACCACGCGGGTGAGCGAGTCGGTGCTGGCGCGGGTCCACTTCGTGGTGCGCGTGCCCCCGGGGCGGGACCTGCCCGACGTCGACGCCGACGCCCTGCAGCGGCGGCTGGTGGAGGCCACGCGCACCTGGGACGAGGACCTCGCCGACGCGCTGCGCGCCGAGCTCGGCGAGGAGGAGGCCGCGCACCTGCGCCGCGCGTGGGGCCGGGCGTTCCCGGAGGCGTACAAGGAGGACTTCCCCGCCCAGGTGGCGGTGGCGGACCTGCGCCGCGTGCAGGCCGTGGCGGAGGAGGCAGCGGCCCTCGGCGACGAGGAGGACGTCGACCGGGTCGTGCGCACGCACCTGTACCAGCCGGTGGGCGCCGCGCCGGACGAGCGCCGGATCAAGCTGGTGCGCTGCCGGCCGCTGTCGCTCACGCGCGTGCTGCCGCTGCTGCGCAACCTCGGCGTCGAGGTCGTCGACGAGCGGCCGTACCACCTCGACGGCGGCGACGGCCGGCAGGCGTGGGTGTACGACTTCGGGCTGCGCCTGCCGCCCGGCGTCGAGGAGGGCGCCGGCGCGCTGTTCACCGAGGCCCTGATCGCGGCGTGGGACGGGCGCAGCGAGTCCGACGGCTTCGACCAGCTGGTGCTGCGCGCCGGCCTGTCCTGGCGCCAGGTGGTCGTGCTGCGCGCCTGCGCCCGCTACCTGCGCCAGGCGGGCTCGACGTTCTCCCACGAGTACCTCGAGCAGTGCCTCGTGGCGAACGCGCCCCTCGCGCGCGAGCTGGTGCGCCTGTTCGAGGCCCGCTTCGCGCCGCGGGGGACGACGTCCGGCGGGGAGGCCCTCGCCGCTCCCGGCGAGGTCGTCGACGCCCTCGCCGAGGAGCTGCGGGCGCGCCTGGACGACGTCGCCAGCCTCGACCACGACCGGATCCTGCGCTCGTTCCTGGCGCTGGTGCTGGCGGCGCTGCGCACCAACGCCTACCAGGTGGGCGCCGACGGGCGCCCGAAGGCGCACGTGGTGCTCAAGCTCGACCCCCGGCGCCTGCCCGACCTGCCCGAGCCGCGCCCGGCGTACGAGATCTGGGTGTACTCCCCGCGCGTGGAGGGCGTGCACCTGCGCTTCGGCGCCGTCGCGCGCGGCGGGCTGCGCTGGAGCGACCGGCGCGAGGACTTCCGCACGGAGGTGCTGGGGCTGGTCAGGGCGCAGACGGTGAAGAACGCCGTCATCGTGCCCACCGGCGCCAAGGGCGGCTTCGTCGCCAAGGCCCTGCCCGACCCCGCGGTCGACCGGGAGGCGTGGCTGGCCGAGGGGCTGCGCGCCTACCGCACCTTCGTGCACGGGCTGCTCGACGTCACCGACGACCTCGTCGTGGACCCGCAGGCGCCGGGGCGGCGGCGGGTGCAGCCGCCGCCGTCCGTCGTCCGCCACGACGGCGACGACCCCTACCTCGTCGTGGCCGCCGACAAGGGCACCGCGACGTTCTCCGACACCGCCAACGCCATCGCCGCCGAGCACGGCTTCTGGCTCGGCGACGCCTTCGCCTCCGGCGGCTCGGCCGGGTACGACCACAAGGCCATGGGCATCACCGCCCGCGGCGCGTGGGTCTCGGTGCGCCACCACTTCCGCGAGCTGGGCGTGGACCCCCGGACCACCGACATCACGGTGGCCGGGATCGGCGACATGAGCGGCGACGTGTTCGGCAACGGCATGCTGCTGAGCGAGCACGTGAGGCTCGTCGCGGCGTTCGACCACCGCCACGTGCTCCTCGATCCCGACCCCGACCCCGCGGCGTCCTTCGCCGAGCGGCGGCGGCTGTTCGCGCTGCCGCGCTCCTCCTGGGCCGACTACGACCCGGCGCTGATCAGCCAGGGCGGCGGGGTCTTCGAGCGCTCCGCGAAGTCGATCCCCCTCTCCGCCCAGGCGGTGCGGGCGCTCGGGCTGCCGGAGGGCACCACCCGCCTCCCGCCCGCCGAGGTCGTGCGCGCCGTCCTGGCCGCGCCCGTGGACCTGCTGTGGAACGGGGGCATCGGCACGTACGTGAAGGCCTCCACCGAGACGCACGCCGACGTCGGGGACCGGGCCAACGACGCCGTGCGCGTCGACGCGCCGCAGCTGCGCGCCCGCGTCGTCGGCGAGGGCGGCAACCTGGGCCTGACCCAGCGCGGGCGGGTCGAGGCGGCGCTGGCCGGGGTGCGCCTGAACACCGACGCGGTCGACAACTCCGCGGGCGTGGACTGCTCCGACCACGAGGTCAACATCAAGATCCTGCTCGCGGACGTCGTCGCCACCGGCGACCTGACGACCAAGCAGCGCGACCTGCTGCTGGCGGAGATGACGGACGACGTCGCGGCCGTGGTGCTGCGCGACAACGACGAGCAGAACGCGCTGCTGACCACCGCCCGCGCCCAGGCGCCCTCGATGCTGCCGGTGCACCGGCGGCTGGTGGCGGCGCTGGCGGCCCAGGGCGCGCTCGACCGCGAGCTGGAGGCGCTGCCGGACGACGCGGCCGTGGCCGACCGCGCCGCGCGGGGCCTGGGCCTGACCTCCCCCGAGCTCGCCGTGCTCATGGCGCACGTGAAGAACGCCCTCGCCGCGCACCTGCTGGCGACGTCCCTGCCGGACGACCCGGCGTTCGGCCACCTGCTGCGCGACTACTTCCCGCACCAGCTCGTGCAGCGCTACCCCGACCGCCTCGAGCACCACCAGCTGCGCCGGGAGATCGTCACCACCTGCCTCGTCAACGACCTCGTCAACCGCGCGGGGATCACCTTCGTGCACCGCGCGGTCGAGGAGACCGGCGCCAGCCCCGAGCACGTCGTGCGCGCCTACGCCGCCTGCCGCGACGTCGTGGACGCCGTCGGCTTCGCCGCCGAGGTCGCGGCCCTGGACGGCGCCGTGCCCACCGCCGTCCAGACCCGCCTGCGCCTGGAGCTGCGGCGGCTGCTGGACCGCGCCACGCGGTGGTTCGTGCAGAACCTCAAGGAGGACGTCGACGTCGAGGCGGAGGTGGCGCGGTTCCGCCCGATCGTGCAGCGGTGGTCCGGACGGGTCGGGGAGCTGCTCGTCGGCGCCGAGCGGGAGCGCTTCGAGCGGGCCGTCGCGCTCCTCGTCGACGAGGGCGTGCCGCGCGAGCTGGCCGAGCGCTGCGCGGGCCTGCTCGACGCGTTCTCCCTGCTCGACATCACGGAGGTGGCCGCGGCGGAGGGCCTCGACCCCGACGAGGTGGCGCCCGTGTACTTCTGCGTCTCCGAGCGCTACGGCGCCGACGCGCTGCTCTCGAGCATCAGCCGCCTGCCGCGCGACGACCGGTGGCAGGCGCTCGCGCGCGCGGCGCTGCGCGACGACCTGTACGCCGTGCTCGCCGGGCTGACCCGCGCGGTGCTCACCGGCACCGCCACCGGCACCGCCACCGGCACCGCCACCGGCACCGCCACCGGCACCGGCGACCCGGCGGAGCGGGTGGAGGCGTGGGAGCGGGGCAACGCCGGGCAGCTGGAGCGGGTGCGCACCACGCTGGCGGAGGTCCGGGGCCAGGAGCGCAGCGACCTGGCCCCGCTGTCGGTGGCGCTGCGCTCGCTGCGGTCCGTCGTGCGCTCCGGGTCGGCCTGA
- a CDS encoding TetR/AcrR family transcriptional regulator, whose product MPGATTPRALRADARRNRERILAAAEAAFAQHGAEASLEEVARRAGVGSATLHRHFPSRVALLEAVFHDRVEVLCARARELARDCEPATALAAWLRALGAHASATRGLAASLLDGARAAGPEEQGGTCHAMVSDAGGQLLEAARAAGAVRPDVSLDDLLALVNAISLVAERSADEGAAVRLLDVAIDGMRARPGR is encoded by the coding sequence GTGCCCGGTGCCACCACGCCGCGGGCGCTGCGCGCGGACGCGCGGCGCAACCGCGAGCGGATCCTCGCCGCGGCCGAGGCGGCCTTCGCGCAGCACGGGGCCGAGGCCTCGCTGGAGGAGGTCGCGCGCCGGGCCGGCGTCGGTTCCGCCACGCTGCACCGGCACTTCCCCTCCCGGGTGGCCCTGCTGGAGGCGGTGTTCCACGACCGCGTCGAGGTGCTCTGCGCCCGAGCGCGCGAGCTGGCCCGCGACTGCGAGCCCGCGACGGCGCTCGCCGCCTGGCTCCGTGCCCTCGGCGCCCACGCCTCGGCCACGCGGGGCCTGGCCGCCTCCCTGCTGGACGGCGCCCGCGCCGCCGGTCCGGAGGAGCAGGGCGGCACCTGCCACGCGATGGTCAGCGACGCAGGCGGTCAGCTGCTGGAGGCGGCCCGCGCGGCGGGCGCCGTGCGCCCCGACGTCTCCCTCGACGACCTGCTCGCGCTCGTCAACGCCATCTCGCTGGTCGCCGAGCGCAGTGCTGACGAGGGCGCGGCGGTCCGCCTGCTGGACGTGGCGATCGACGGGATGCGCGCACGACCCGGCCGGTGA
- a CDS encoding NAD(P)-dependent alcohol dehydrogenase: MRAVRYHQYGPPEVLRVEEVPPPQAGAGEVLVEVHAASVGGGELAIRSGGLRRLLRLRLPQGVGVDFAGRVAAAGAGVRGARVGDAVWGLLPHGAFGSTAEHVVVPERRLGPAPRDVDLVAAAALPAVGTTAITALVERARLRSGERLLVRGASGGLGSTAVQLGKALGAHVTALAGARNLDWVAELGADTVLDHRRTAPADLGRFDVVLDAVGTDLAAYRRTLTRNGRMLALALDPHHPVRSAAFVAWSGIAHRGRVQAFSNDPSAERIAELTRYVESGAIRPLLDTVFPMDDVAEAHRRLEAGGVRGKHVIAVRGA; this comes from the coding sequence GTGCGCGCGGTCCGGTACCACCAGTACGGCCCTCCGGAGGTCCTCCGCGTCGAGGAGGTGCCACCCCCGCAGGCCGGTGCGGGAGAGGTGCTGGTGGAGGTACACGCGGCGAGCGTGGGCGGCGGCGAGCTCGCGATCAGGTCGGGCGGGCTCCGCCGGCTCCTGCGCCTGCGGCTGCCCCAGGGCGTCGGCGTCGACTTCGCCGGCCGGGTCGCCGCCGCGGGCGCCGGCGTGCGGGGAGCACGGGTCGGGGACGCGGTGTGGGGCCTCCTGCCGCACGGCGCGTTCGGCAGCACCGCCGAGCACGTCGTCGTCCCCGAGCGCAGGCTCGGGCCGGCTCCGCGCGACGTGGACCTCGTCGCGGCCGCCGCGCTGCCGGCGGTGGGCACCACCGCGATCACCGCCTTGGTGGAGCGGGCGCGGCTGCGCAGCGGCGAGCGCCTCCTCGTCCGCGGCGCCAGCGGCGGCCTCGGCAGCACCGCCGTGCAGCTCGGCAAGGCCCTCGGTGCGCACGTGACCGCGCTCGCCGGCGCCCGGAACCTGGACTGGGTCGCCGAGCTCGGCGCCGACACCGTGCTGGACCACCGCAGGACCGCGCCGGCGGACCTCGGCCGCTTCGACGTCGTCCTCGACGCCGTCGGCACCGACCTGGCCGCCTACCGCCGCACGCTCACCCGCAACGGCCGCATGCTGGCGCTGGCGCTGGACCCGCACCACCCGGTCAGGTCCGCCGCGTTCGTGGCCTGGAGCGGGATCGCCCACCGCGGACGGGTGCAGGCCTTCAGCAACGACCCGTCCGCTGAGCGCATCGCCGAGCTGACCCGGTACGTCGAGTCGGGCGCGATCCGCCCCCTGCTCGACACGGTCTTCCCGATGGACGACGTCGCGGAGGCCCACCGCAGGCTCGAGGCCGGTGGAGTGCGCGGCAAGCACGTCATCGCGGTGCGGGGCGCGTGA
- a CDS encoding NADPH:quinone reductase, with product MRAVWYERQGPAGQVLQVGELPDPQPGPGEVRVRLRLSGVNPGDTKKRRGWLGSTMPFPRVVPHSDGAGVVDAVGEGVDPGRVGRRVWVRGAQSYRPSGTAAQAAVVPDRLAVDLPDGVPDEVGACLGIPGTTAHRAVFADGPVTGATVLVHGVLGGVGALAAQLAHRGGASVIGTVRRSGDLARVGASGLAHVLAHVVALDGPDPAGAVRAHAPGGVDRIVEVAFSDNVDLDAAVVRNGAVLAAYATRAERPDLPFWPMLFDNVTIRLLGSDDFPAEAEDEAAADLTAAAAEGALSIAIGDPLPLERAAEAHDRVDAGTRERVLLAIPD from the coding sequence GTGCGCGCGGTCTGGTACGAGCGGCAGGGTCCGGCGGGGCAGGTGCTGCAGGTCGGCGAGCTGCCCGACCCGCAGCCCGGCCCGGGCGAGGTCCGGGTGCGGCTGCGCCTCTCCGGCGTCAACCCCGGCGACACCAAGAAGCGCCGCGGATGGCTGGGCTCGACGATGCCGTTCCCGCGCGTCGTCCCGCACAGCGACGGCGCGGGGGTCGTCGACGCCGTCGGCGAGGGCGTCGACCCGGGCAGGGTCGGCCGGCGGGTGTGGGTCCGGGGCGCCCAGTCCTACCGGCCGTCCGGCACCGCCGCGCAGGCCGCGGTCGTCCCCGACCGGCTGGCCGTCGACCTCCCGGACGGCGTGCCGGACGAGGTCGGGGCGTGCCTGGGCATCCCCGGCACCACCGCCCACCGGGCCGTGTTCGCCGACGGTCCCGTCACCGGCGCCACCGTCCTGGTGCACGGCGTCCTCGGCGGGGTCGGGGCGCTGGCCGCGCAGCTGGCGCACCGGGGCGGCGCGAGCGTGATCGGCACCGTGCGGCGCAGCGGCGACCTGGCGCGGGTGGGCGCCTCCGGCCTCGCGCACGTGCTCGCGCACGTGGTCGCGCTCGACGGGCCCGACCCGGCCGGCGCCGTCCGCGCGCACGCCCCGGGAGGGGTGGACCGGATCGTCGAGGTCGCGTTCTCCGACAACGTCGACCTCGACGCCGCCGTGGTGAGGAACGGGGCCGTCCTCGCCGCCTACGCCACCCGGGCCGAGCGCCCGGACCTCCCGTTCTGGCCGATGCTGTTCGACAACGTCACCATCCGCCTGCTCGGCAGCGACGACTTCCCGGCCGAGGCCGAGGACGAGGCGGCCGCGGATCTGACCGCCGCGGCCGCCGAGGGCGCCCTGTCGATCGCGATCGGCGATCCCCTGCCCCTCGAGCGCGCGGCGGAGGCCCACGACCGCGTCGACGCCGGCACCCGCGAGCGCGTCCTGCTCGCGATACCGGACTGA
- a CDS encoding SRPBCC family protein, with product MHQHQHQHGHQHGHQHGHQQGHQQGHQHGHRHGHGRAGRSMAQEGYRIRMAAATEAVALGHPEVDVEHLLLGLLVVGGPSARALISTGADLRGLRRAVAEVAEEDPSDPGAAEPRGPGARAATWRAAPSVPLGRRARYLLESAPFRGDDRGLLRVLLDDEDRRAQVLLEHAGVDVDALSDRVRCDEAPPGAAPDAVADDRAAAEDAVTEDRAAAEDHAALRGPAPAGAAWAEASCSQLVPAPVERVWALVSDPSRRPQWDFASTAVTVTADGLEQWTRPDGSAVTRAVVQVEPGRAIAWREHGSGSAAGTADHGVLQLVLHPSGQTTRVHLRRSWLVRGRAWRLAGPLLVRMARARLRVQAHGIAQAA from the coding sequence ATGCACCAGCACCAGCACCAGCACGGGCACCAGCACGGGCACCAGCACGGGCACCAGCAGGGGCACCAGCAGGGGCACCAGCACGGGCACCGGCACGGGCACGGGCGCGCGGGGCGGAGCATGGCCCAGGAGGGCTACCGCATCCGGATGGCGGCGGCGACCGAGGCGGTCGCCCTCGGCCACCCCGAGGTCGACGTGGAGCACCTGCTGCTCGGCCTGCTCGTCGTGGGCGGGCCGAGCGCCCGGGCGCTGATCAGCACCGGAGCCGACCTGCGCGGGCTGCGGCGGGCCGTGGCCGAGGTGGCCGAGGAGGACCCGTCCGACCCGGGGGCCGCCGAGCCGCGTGGCCCCGGGGCGCGCGCCGCCACCTGGCGCGCCGCGCCGTCCGTGCCCCTGGGCCGCCGGGCCCGGTACCTCCTGGAGAGCGCGCCCTTCCGCGGTGACGACCGCGGGCTCCTGCGGGTCCTGCTCGACGACGAGGACCGGCGCGCCCAGGTCCTGCTCGAGCACGCCGGCGTCGACGTCGACGCGCTCAGCGACCGGGTGCGGTGCGACGAGGCCCCTCCCGGTGCAGCACCGGACGCCGTCGCGGACGACCGCGCCGCCGCGGAGGACGCCGTCACAGAGGACCGCGCCGCCGCGGAGGACCACGCAGCGCTGCGCGGTCCGGCGCCGGCGGGCGCGGCCTGGGCGGAGGCCTCCTGCTCCCAGCTCGTGCCCGCCCCGGTCGAGCGCGTCTGGGCGCTCGTCAGCGACCCGTCGCGCCGGCCGCAGTGGGACTTCGCGTCCACGGCCGTCACGGTCACCGCCGACGGCCTCGAGCAGTGGACCCGGCCGGACGGGAGCGCGGTGACCCGGGCGGTGGTCCAGGTCGAGCCCGGGCGCGCCATCGCCTGGCGCGAGCACGGGAGCGGCAGCGCCGCCGGGACCGCGGACCACGGCGTCCTGCAGCTGGTGCTGCACCCGAGCGGGCAGACCACGCGGGTGCACCTGCGGCGCAGCTGGCTCGTGCGGGGTCGGGCGTGGCGCCTGGCCGGTCCGCTGCTGGTGCGGATGGCGCGCGCCCGGCTGCGCGTCCAGGCCCACGGCATCGCCCAGGCCGCCTGA
- the glpX gene encoding class II fructose-bisphosphatase, producing MPQETPRPTQVDHPDRNLALDLVRATEAAAIRAVPFIGRGDKNAVDAAAVDAMRAFLGTVDFDGVVVIGEGEKDQAPMLYNGERVGNGRGPACDVAVDPVDGTALAAAGRLNALSVIAVADRGSMLDASSVFYMDKLVTGPEGVGVVDVRRPIGENIRALAQAKGKPVQAVQVAILDRPRHEDLVRQIREAGAGTRLLLDGDVAGGINAAREDSRIDMCVGIGGSPEGVVTACAVKALGGVIQTRLAPRDDAERQRGTDAGLDMDRVYEADDLVASDNTFFVATGVTDGGLVDGVRERGSTIRTESVVLRARSGTVRRIVADHLTEKWL from the coding sequence ATGCCCCAGGAGACCCCCCGTCCCACCCAGGTGGACCACCCCGACCGCAACCTGGCGCTCGACCTCGTGCGCGCCACCGAGGCGGCGGCCATCCGCGCCGTCCCGTTCATCGGCAGGGGCGACAAGAACGCCGTCGACGCCGCGGCGGTGGACGCCATGCGCGCCTTCCTCGGCACCGTGGACTTCGACGGCGTGGTCGTCATCGGCGAGGGCGAGAAGGACCAGGCGCCGATGCTCTACAACGGGGAACGGGTCGGCAACGGCCGCGGGCCCGCCTGCGACGTCGCGGTCGACCCCGTCGACGGCACCGCGCTGGCCGCCGCCGGCCGGCTGAACGCGCTGTCGGTGATCGCGGTCGCCGACCGCGGCTCCATGCTCGACGCCTCCAGCGTCTTCTACATGGACAAGCTCGTCACCGGCCCGGAGGGCGTCGGCGTCGTCGACGTCCGCCGGCCGATCGGCGAGAACATCCGCGCCCTGGCGCAGGCCAAGGGCAAGCCGGTGCAGGCGGTGCAGGTCGCCATCCTCGACCGCCCCCGCCACGAGGACCTCGTCCGGCAGATCCGCGAGGCGGGCGCCGGGACCCGCCTGCTGCTCGACGGGGACGTCGCCGGCGGCATCAACGCCGCCCGCGAGGACAGCCGCATCGACATGTGCGTCGGTATCGGCGGCAGCCCCGAGGGCGTCGTGACGGCCTGCGCCGTCAAGGCCCTCGGCGGGGTGATCCAGACCCGCCTGGCCCCCCGCGACGACGCCGAGCGCCAGCGCGGCACCGACGCCGGCCTGGACATGGACCGCGTCTACGAGGCCGACGACCTCGTCGCCTCCGACAACACCTTCTTCGTGGCCACGGGCGTCACGGACGGCGGCCTGGTCGACGGCGTGCGCGAGCGCGGGTCCACGATCCGCACGGAGTCGGTCGTGCTGCGCGCGCGCTCGGGCACGGTGCGCCGGATCGTGGCCGACCACCTGACCGAGAAGTGGCTCTGA
- a CDS encoding HpcH/HpaI aldolase/citrate lyase family protein has product MEDRSSGSSGSSGVAARSAARLRELWAQDRPAFGLWNHLADPAVAELVAAGPFDYVCVDLQHGLAAPGQLPGLLQAMRAAGRAPVVRVPWNEPAAVMRALDAGAAAVLVPMVDSAEDAARAASACRFPPAGSRSWGPMWADALPGGAPPPAEHDAAVLCLVMVETRAGVDALEEIVRVPGVDGVYVGPNDLALGCGHGRATYRDSPEVDRLVARVVDACREAGVVAGLHCSDVEMATHWAGRGVRMLTAAQDTALLRAAAERTWRELTGAAERG; this is encoded by the coding sequence GTGGAAGACCGCAGCTCCGGCAGCTCCGGCAGCTCCGGCGTCGCCGCCCGTAGCGCGGCACGGCTGCGCGAGCTGTGGGCCCAGGACCGCCCGGCCTTCGGGCTGTGGAACCACCTCGCCGACCCGGCCGTCGCCGAGCTGGTGGCCGCCGGGCCCTTCGACTACGTCTGCGTCGACCTGCAGCACGGCCTGGCCGCCCCGGGCCAGCTGCCGGGGCTGCTGCAGGCCATGCGGGCCGCCGGCCGCGCGCCGGTGGTGCGGGTGCCGTGGAACGAGCCGGCGGCGGTCATGCGCGCCCTCGACGCCGGGGCGGCCGCCGTGCTGGTGCCGATGGTCGACTCGGCCGAGGACGCCGCCCGCGCCGCCTCGGCCTGCCGGTTCCCGCCCGCCGGCAGCCGCAGCTGGGGCCCGATGTGGGCCGACGCGCTGCCCGGCGGCGCCCCGCCGCCCGCCGAGCACGACGCCGCCGTCCTCTGCCTCGTCATGGTCGAGACCCGCGCCGGCGTCGACGCGCTGGAGGAGATCGTGCGGGTGCCGGGCGTCGACGGCGTCTACGTCGGACCCAACGACCTGGCGCTCGGCTGCGGGCACGGGCGCGCCACCTACCGCGACTCCCCCGAGGTCGACCGGCTCGTCGCGCGGGTCGTCGACGCGTGCCGCGAGGCCGGCGTCGTCGCGGGCCTGCACTGCTCGGACGTCGAGATGGCGACGCACTGGGCCGGGCGCGGGGTGCGCATGCTCACCGCCGCGCAGGACACCGCGCTGCTGCGCGCGGCGGCCGAGCGGACCTGGCGGGAGCTGACCGGCGCGGCTGAGCGCGGCTGA